The DNA window CACCTGCGCCTGGATGGAATCGCAGTCTGTGCTTTAATACAAAAGGAGCAAGAAATTTTACGTCGTCTTCATTAACGTAGCTCCGTCCTTGGTTAAGTGCCCAGGCACCTAAAGCGAGTTTAAACATTATTGCGGCTCTAGTGGATGCGCCAAACTGAAGAAGTCTGTTTGAACGGGTTTCCTGCACAATATTTACTATTGTTTCTAAGATTTGTTTAGCAATGTAGACGTTATTTACCGCCTGTCGAGCGTCCAAAATTTCCGCTCGAGTTATTACTGGCGTAGCTCTTTTGCTGTTTCGAGTTATCTCGTCAATGTTCTCTAATATTTCTAGTTCGGTTTGCGAGTCTACATATTTCATGGGAACGCGAAGAAGAAAACGGTCTAGTTGCACTAAGGGAAGTGGGTACGTTCCAGCGAGATCTAAGGGGTTTTGCGTGCCTATTACAAAAAACAATTCGTCTAGTGGATAAGTATGGTTGTCAATAGTTACTTGTCTCTCTGCCATACATTCTAGAAATGCCGCTTGAACCTTGGGCCCAGTTCTGTTTATTTCATCTGCTAAAACGACGTGGGCGAATATTGGGCCGTGCTGAAAGCGAAAAGTTGCGCTTCGCGGATCAAAAACATTGACGCCAAGCACATCGCTAGGCAAAAGATCTGGTGTAAACTGAATGCGCCTAAATGGTAAAATATTTTCTGCGGCACTATCTGCGCCACTGCAATCTATGCAAGAACCAAGCGTTTTCGCCAAAGTTGTCTTGCCACTGCCGGGATAGTCTTCGAGAAGCACATGGCCATTAGCGACCAAACCAGTGAGCAAGAGGCTAATCGTATCTTCGCGGCCCTTGATCACAGCACTAAGCGCAGCGTGCAGTTTGTTAAGTG is part of the Deltaproteobacteria bacterium genome and encodes:
- a CDS encoding MoxR family ATPase; its protein translation is MHEVGVDETIGKSFQTLNKLHAALSAVIKGREDTISLLLTGLVANGHVLLEDYPGSGKTTLAKTLGSCIDCSGADSAAENILPFRRIQFTPDLLPSDVLGVNVFDPRSATFRFQHGPIFAHVVLADEINRTGPKVQAAFLECMAERQVTIDNHTYPLDELFFVIGTQNPLDLAGTYPLPLVQLDRFLLRVPMKYVDSQTELEILENIDEITRNSKRATPVITRAEILDARQAVNNVYIAKQILETIVNIVQETRSNRLLQFGASTRAAIMFKLALGAWALNQGRSYVNEDDVKFLAPFVLKHRLRFHPGAGDANAAFDELIKPHIERLISSGV